A single window of Acidimicrobiales bacterium DNA harbors:
- the paaG gene encoding enoyl-CoA hydratase translates to MAPGVTLERRDDRVAVVRIDNPKVNALSASVLDELAAVFSTLHADPPGAVVVTGGERIFSAGAEVREFEGPEKAAEVTERFHRTLDLVASLPRMTIAAICGYALGGGLELALACDMRIAGRSARLGLPEILLGIIPGGGGTQRLPRLVGPAKAKEMIVTGRQVTAEEAASAGLVNEVVDDAEVLGRALELAGELARGPLVAQALAKRAVDEGLDLGLEEGLHLERELFVDVFGTEDAREGIASFLQSGPGKATFRGR, encoded by the coding sequence GTGGCTCCTGGGGTGACGCTGGAGCGGCGGGACGACCGCGTCGCCGTCGTGAGAATCGACAACCCGAAGGTGAACGCCCTCTCCGCGTCCGTGCTGGACGAACTCGCAGCCGTCTTCTCGACCCTGCACGCCGACCCGCCGGGAGCGGTGGTGGTGACCGGTGGCGAGCGCATCTTCTCGGCGGGTGCAGAGGTGCGCGAGTTCGAAGGCCCAGAGAAGGCGGCCGAGGTGACCGAACGCTTCCACCGCACACTCGACCTCGTCGCCTCGCTCCCGAGGATGACCATCGCGGCCATATGCGGATATGCGCTGGGTGGTGGTCTGGAGTTGGCTCTCGCCTGCGACATGAGGATCGCCGGACGGTCCGCTCGGCTCGGCCTGCCCGAGATCCTGCTCGGGATCATCCCAGGCGGAGGTGGCACGCAGCGACTCCCCCGTCTCGTCGGGCCAGCGAAGGCGAAGGAGATGATCGTCACCGGCCGGCAGGTGACCGCCGAGGAGGCCGCTTCGGCCGGGCTCGTGAACGAGGTGGTCGACGACGCCGAGGTCCTCGGGCGGGCGCTGGAACTGGCCGGCGAGCTGGCGCGAGGACCGCTGGTCGCCCAAGCCCTCGCCAAGCGTGCAGTCGACGAAGGGCTGGATCTCGGCCTCGAAGAGGGGCTTCACCTCGAACGAGAACTGTTCGTCGACGTGTTCGGGACCGAAGACGCTAGGGAGGGAATCGCGAGCTTCCTGCAAAGCGGGCCGGGGAAGGCCACGTTCCGGGGAAGGTGA
- the sodB gene encoding superoxide dismutase [Fe], whose translation MAFELPPLPYEMDALAPHISKETLEYHYGKHHRTYVDNLNKLVAGTEMENASLEEVISKAEVGTGLFNNAAQTWNHTFYWHSMAPGGGGAPTGEVADRIGRSFGSYEEFRSKLTEAAVTLFGSGWAWVVDDGDRLEIMQTSNADLPLKHSAKALLTIDVWEHAYYIDYRNLRAKYVEVFLDHLVNWEHANANLT comes from the coding sequence ATGGCATTCGAGCTTCCACCGCTTCCGTATGAGATGGACGCCCTCGCGCCCCACATCAGCAAAGAGACGCTCGAGTACCACTACGGGAAGCACCATCGCACCTACGTGGACAACCTCAACAAATTGGTCGCCGGTACCGAGATGGAGAACGCTTCTCTGGAGGAGGTGATCTCCAAGGCCGAGGTGGGAACGGGGCTGTTCAACAACGCGGCCCAGACGTGGAACCACACCTTCTACTGGCATTCGATGGCTCCGGGAGGAGGTGGTGCTCCCACAGGAGAGGTGGCCGACAGGATCGGCCGGTCGTTCGGCTCCTACGAAGAGTTCCGCTCCAAGCTCACCGAAGCCGCCGTCACCCTGTTCGGTTCGGGTTGGGCGTGGGTGGTAGACGACGGCGACAGGCTGGAGATCATGCAGACCTCCAACGCCGATCTCCCCCTGAAGCACTCGGCGAAGGCGCTGTTGACCATCGACGTGTGGGAGCACGCGTACTACATCGACTATCGCAACCTGCGGGCCAAGTACGTGGAGGTGTTCCTCGACCACCTGGTGAACTGGGAGCACGCCAACGCCAACCTCACCTGA
- a CDS encoding transporter, producing the protein MVCGTVSVKDESIGQERHARRQAAREVSELLAAAKSGDRGALARLLTMVERGGHDAARVGRYVFPLTGTAYTVGITGAPGAGKSTLTSALVGVVRSRGLSVGVLAVDPTSPFSGGAILGDRIRMGEHALDQGVFIRSMATRGHLGGLSLATPQAVRVLDAAGCDVVFVETVGVGQVEVEVVSATDTTVVVLNPGWGDAVQANKAGLMEIADVFVINKSDRPGVDETRRDLEQMLDLAGEREWRPPIVLTVAHRGEGVEELWERIEEHRRWQESNGRLARRRAERLRGEVDRMIAERLREMAESLARAKPEIRAAVERGELDPWTAVDALLADGDAPAH; encoded by the coding sequence ATGGTGTGCGGGACGGTGAGCGTAAAGGACGAGAGCATCGGGCAGGAGCGGCATGCTCGACGTCAAGCGGCTCGCGAGGTCTCGGAGCTCCTTGCGGCGGCCAAGTCGGGAGACCGTGGCGCCCTGGCTCGGCTCCTCACCATGGTCGAACGCGGTGGTCACGATGCCGCCAGGGTGGGCAGGTACGTCTTTCCTCTCACCGGCACTGCATACACGGTCGGGATCACGGGAGCACCAGGGGCGGGAAAGTCCACCCTGACGAGCGCACTGGTCGGCGTCGTGAGGTCCCGTGGCCTCTCGGTCGGCGTGCTGGCCGTGGACCCCACTTCCCCGTTCTCCGGTGGGGCGATCCTCGGCGACCGGATCAGGATGGGTGAGCACGCTCTCGACCAGGGAGTGTTCATCCGCTCGATGGCAACGAGAGGGCACCTCGGCGGCCTCTCTCTGGCGACGCCACAGGCAGTGCGCGTGCTGGACGCCGCAGGATGCGACGTCGTGTTCGTGGAGACGGTGGGGGTGGGGCAAGTGGAGGTGGAGGTCGTGTCTGCGACGGACACGACGGTGGTCGTGCTCAACCCCGGTTGGGGTGACGCGGTCCAGGCCAACAAGGCGGGGCTGATGGAGATCGCCGACGTCTTCGTCATCAACAAGTCGGACCGCCCCGGGGTCGACGAGACCAGACGGGATCTCGAACAGATGCTCGATCTCGCGGGCGAACGGGAGTGGCGACCTCCGATCGTGCTCACCGTCGCCCACCGAGGAGAAGGGGTGGAGGAGCTGTGGGAGCGGATCGAGGAACACAGGCGTTGGCAGGAGTCGAACGGTCGGCTCGCACGTAGGAGAGCGGAGAGGCTGCGAGGCGAAGTGGATCGGATGATCGCCGAGCGCCTGCGGGAGATGGCAGAGTCGTTGGCACGAGCCAAGCCCGAGATACGGGCAGCGGTGGAGAGGGGCGAGTTGGATCCGTGGACCGCCGTCGACGCGCTCTTGGCGGACGGCGACGCTCCTGCACACTGA
- the murA gene encoding UDP-N-acetylglucosamine 1-carboxyvinyltransferase yields MAGNTAGVDRIVVRRSGPLAGAVPIQGAKNSVLKLMAASLMAEGRTVLHGVPDILDVAWMAEILRSMGVEVRGPERGRLELVVPPALTPEAPYELVERMRASVVLLGPLVARFGRARIALPGGDDFGPRPIDLHMRALESMGVRFEISHGYLEASTDGLRGAEILLEFPSVGATENALMAAVMAKGRTVIENAAREPEICDLAAMLNRMGAQVLGAGTSTITVEGRGELNPVEHTVIPDRVEAATFLAAVGVAGGEVVLKGARADHMAMLISKLGEMGMRISPQPEGLWAMRTGRLRAVDVATLPYPGIATDYKPLFVAMLSVAEGVGIVTENLFAGRFRYVDELVRMGAQIRTEGHHAVVRGVERLSGAPVRAPDIRAGAALVVAALAAEGETVVSGVEHIDRGYEDFVGKLRALGADVERVCVG; encoded by the coding sequence GTGGCGGGCAATACTGCGGGTGTGGATCGCATAGTGGTGCGCAGGTCGGGACCGCTCGCCGGAGCCGTCCCGATCCAGGGGGCGAAAAACTCGGTGTTGAAGCTGATGGCGGCGTCCCTGATGGCCGAGGGGCGGACCGTCCTCCACGGCGTACCCGACATCTTGGACGTCGCGTGGATGGCGGAGATCCTCAGATCCATGGGAGTGGAGGTTCGCGGGCCGGAACGTGGCCGTCTGGAGCTGGTGGTGCCTCCCGCGCTCACCCCCGAAGCCCCGTACGAGCTCGTGGAGAGGATGCGAGCCTCCGTGGTGTTGTTGGGTCCGCTGGTGGCACGATTCGGAAGGGCTCGCATCGCGCTGCCCGGCGGGGACGACTTCGGCCCGCGCCCGATCGATCTTCACATGAGGGCGCTGGAGTCGATGGGCGTGCGCTTCGAGATCTCACACGGTTACCTCGAGGCGAGCACGGACGGACTGAGAGGGGCAGAGATCCTCCTCGAATTCCCCTCCGTCGGGGCCACGGAGAACGCACTCATGGCGGCGGTGATGGCGAAGGGGCGTACGGTGATCGAAAACGCCGCGAGGGAGCCGGAGATATGCGACCTCGCCGCGATGCTGAACCGGATGGGCGCGCAGGTGCTGGGAGCCGGGACGTCGACGATAACTGTGGAAGGCCGCGGGGAGCTCAACCCGGTCGAGCACACGGTGATCCCGGACAGGGTGGAGGCTGCGACCTTCCTCGCCGCGGTGGGGGTGGCGGGCGGTGAGGTGGTCCTGAAGGGAGCGAGGGCGGACCACATGGCGATGCTCATCTCCAAGCTGGGCGAGATGGGGATGCGGATCTCTCCCCAGCCGGAAGGGCTGTGGGCGATGCGTACGGGGCGACTGCGAGCCGTGGACGTGGCGACGCTGCCTTACCCGGGGATAGCCACGGACTACAAGCCTCTCTTCGTCGCCATGCTCAGCGTGGCGGAGGGGGTGGGGATCGTCACAGAGAACCTCTTCGCCGGCCGCTTCAGATACGTGGACGAGCTGGTGCGCATGGGGGCGCAGATCCGGACCGAAGGCCACCACGCGGTCGTCCGAGGGGTGGAGAGGCTCTCCGGCGCGCCGGTCAGGGCACCCGACATTCGTGCAGGTGCTGCACTCGTCGTGGCCGCGTTGGCGGCAGAGGGCGAGACGGTCGTCTCGGGAGTGGAGCACATCGACCGCGGCTACGAGGACTTCGTCGGGAAGCTGCGCGCGCTCGGAGCCGACGTGGAACGTGTCTGCGTCGGTTGA
- a CDS encoding polyisoprenoid-binding protein — protein sequence MSSRLKIALVVLMLLAAGGAGALVWYMRDDDPPPVSLERATDRSKGTNPSADTPGDEGDRATTRPDRGPSAEDVEGTWTVESDAGSFSLDDTSATFVGFRVDEELTIGSATAVGRTPLVEGTVTIEDGVVRSAVFEADLRGIRTDRPRRDPRVQEALETERFPTARFELTEPIDLRELQVEDGEVSVVARGEMTIHGVTKTVDFPLRAKLDQGQIVVVGSTEVVFADYGVTPPSAPIVISVEDHGLIEVQLRLSRQSPAVSSAG from the coding sequence GTGTCATCTCGCCTGAAGATCGCGCTGGTCGTTCTGATGTTGCTCGCCGCCGGCGGCGCAGGGGCGTTGGTGTGGTACATGCGCGACGACGACCCGCCGCCGGTGTCTTTGGAGAGGGCCACCGACCGCTCGAAAGGCACGAATCCCTCGGCAGACACGCCCGGCGACGAGGGAGACCGGGCCACCACCCGACCAGACCGAGGGCCGTCTGCGGAGGATGTCGAAGGTACGTGGACCGTAGAGTCCGACGCGGGATCATTCTCCCTGGACGACACATCCGCCACGTTCGTCGGTTTCAGGGTCGACGAGGAGCTGACCATCGGCTCGGCCACCGCCGTCGGGCGCACGCCTCTGGTGGAGGGGACTGTGACCATCGAGGACGGTGTCGTCAGGTCGGCCGTCTTCGAGGCGGACCTGCGGGGGATCCGGACGGACCGGCCTCGCCGCGACCCGCGTGTCCAAGAAGCGCTCGAGACCGAGAGGTTCCCCACGGCGCGGTTCGAGCTGACCGAGCCGATCGACCTCAGGGAGCTCCAGGTCGAAGACGGAGAGGTCTCGGTCGTGGCCAGGGGGGAGATGACCATCCACGGGGTCACGAAGACGGTCGACTTCCCGCTCCGGGCCAAGCTGGACCAAGGCCAGATCGTCGTGGTCGGCTCGACGGAGGTGGTCTTCGCGGATTACGGAGTCACGCCACCGAGCGCGCCCATCGTGATCTCGGTCGAAGACCACGGGCTGATAGAGGTGCAGCTTCGTCTGTCGAGACAGTCCCCAGCAGTAAGCAGCGCTGGTTGA
- a CDS encoding VOC family protein, with amino-acid sequence MPELVPNVWINHMAEEAAHFYLSVFPDSRIVRVGRYSELGPGEPGSVAWIELDLGGTSLVIINGQGEFEPTPGVSLLIPCETQEEIDHYWSKLAEGGQEMQCGWLTDRFGVTWQVAPRMFDDLMADPHSPASQRAWAAMMQMTKIDIATIQRAIDDADEA; translated from the coding sequence ATGCCCGAGCTCGTCCCGAATGTCTGGATCAACCACATGGCCGAAGAAGCGGCCCACTTCTACCTCTCCGTCTTCCCCGACTCCCGCATCGTCCGAGTCGGCCGGTACAGCGAGCTCGGGCCGGGCGAGCCCGGCAGCGTCGCCTGGATCGAACTCGATCTCGGGGGTACGAGTCTCGTCATCATCAACGGACAGGGCGAGTTCGAGCCGACCCCCGGGGTTTCTCTGCTCATCCCGTGCGAAACCCAGGAGGAGATAGACCACTACTGGTCGAAGCTCGCCGAAGGCGGGCAGGAGATGCAGTGTGGGTGGCTCACCGACCGTTTCGGGGTGACGTGGCAGGTGGCCCCACGCATGTTCGACGATCTCATGGCCGACCCTCACTCCCCTGCGTCTCAGCGCGCCTGGGCTGCCATGATGCAGATGACCAAGATCGACATCGCCACGATCCAGAGAGCCATCGACGACGCTGACGAGGCTTGA